A genomic segment from Streptosporangium roseum DSM 43021 encodes:
- a CDS encoding nuclear transport factor 2 family protein: protein MNFTEETARAKVQAAEDAWNTRDPERVSLAYTPDSVWRNRDEFVTGREEIREFLTRKWAREREYALRKDLWTFGGNRIAVRFQYEWHDADGQWWRSYGNELWEFADDGLMRRREASINDVRIDEADRRILGDCTPKELPLA, encoded by the coding sequence ATGAATTTCACCGAAGAGACGGCCAGGGCCAAGGTGCAGGCCGCCGAGGACGCGTGGAACACGCGGGACCCCGAACGGGTCTCGCTCGCCTACACGCCCGACTCCGTCTGGCGCAACCGGGACGAGTTCGTCACCGGCCGCGAGGAGATCAGGGAGTTCCTCACTCGCAAGTGGGCCAGGGAGCGGGAGTACGCGCTCCGCAAGGACCTGTGGACGTTCGGCGGCAACCGCATCGCCGTACGGTTCCAGTACGAGTGGCACGACGCGGACGGTCAGTGGTGGCGCAGCTACGGCAACGAGCTGTGGGAGTTCGCCGACGACGGGCTGATGCGGCGTCGCGAGGCGAGCATCAACGACGTCCGGATCGACGAGGCGGACCGCCGCATTCTCGGCGACTGCACACCGAAGGAACTTCCACTGGCGTGA
- a CDS encoding pyridoxamine 5'-phosphate oxidase family protein yields MRHAGELAVQRRAGVRAGAWGSASARPEIPAAAAEFLARQRMLLIGAGDRDGRLWASALTGAAGFAEAVDERTIVIDAVLGEHDPLAGLTGGEIGILAIEPRTRRRMRVNGTVRRDGGRLTVHAEQTYANCPKYIQRRDISDEPATGSPATASATGTLTAGHRAWIESADTFFVATRAPGLGADLSHRGGNPGFVRVTGGGRLVWPDYAGNSMYMTLGNLELDESCGLLFLGWESGEALHLTGRARVGWDPGDVPGAQRLVEFEVDQAVHVRGASPLRWTFDGYSRFNPPVHPAHAEAPAGAAHTTEPGREGGQ; encoded by the coding sequence ATGAGGCACGCGGGAGAGCTGGCTGTGCAGCGGCGGGCCGGGGTGCGGGCCGGGGCGTGGGGTTCGGCCTCGGCCAGGCCGGAGATCCCCGCCGCGGCCGCCGAGTTCCTGGCGCGACAGCGGATGCTGCTGATCGGGGCCGGAGACCGGGACGGCCGGCTGTGGGCGAGCGCGCTGACGGGGGCGGCGGGGTTCGCCGAGGCCGTGGACGAGCGGACGATCGTGATCGACGCGGTCCTGGGCGAGCACGATCCGCTGGCAGGGCTGACCGGCGGCGAGATCGGGATACTCGCGATCGAGCCGCGGACCAGGCGCAGGATGCGGGTCAACGGCACGGTCCGGCGCGACGGCGGGCGCCTGACCGTCCACGCCGAGCAGACGTATGCGAACTGCCCCAAGTACATTCAGAGGCGGGACATCTCAGATGAGCCCGCCACCGGCTCTCCCGCGACCGCCTCGGCCACCGGGACACTCACCGCCGGGCACCGGGCGTGGATCGAGAGCGCCGACACCTTCTTCGTGGCCACCCGGGCTCCGGGTCTCGGCGCCGACCTGTCCCACCGGGGCGGCAACCCGGGATTCGTCCGGGTGACCGGAGGGGGGCGGCTGGTCTGGCCCGACTACGCCGGCAACTCGATGTACATGACGCTCGGGAACCTGGAGCTCGACGAGAGCTGCGGCCTGCTCTTCCTCGGCTGGGAGAGCGGCGAGGCGCTGCACCTGACAGGGCGGGCCCGCGTCGGCTGGGACCCGGGGGACGTCCCGGGGGCGCAGCGGCTGGTCGAGTTCGAGGTGGACCAGGCCGTCCACGTCCGGGGGGCGAGCCCGCTCCGCTGGACGTTCGACGGATACTCCCGCTTCAACCCGCCGGTTCACCCCGCCCACGCGGAGGCGCCGGCCGGTGCGGCCCACACGACGGAACCCGGCCGGGAGGGGGGACAGTGA
- a CDS encoding VOC family protein, whose amino-acid sequence MTFQTGHVGLNVSDLDRSKDFYLKIFGFEVFGESAEADRRYAFLGADGKLLLTLWQQSEGRFATGTPGLHHLSFQVPDIETVHRAETVIRELGATLHHDGVVPHGEGASSGGVFFEDPDGIRLEIFAPSGADERPAPTGAAPTCGFF is encoded by the coding sequence ATGACCTTCCAGACCGGCCATGTCGGCCTCAACGTCTCCGACCTCGACAGGTCCAAAGACTTCTACCTGAAGATCTTCGGCTTCGAGGTCTTCGGCGAGTCGGCCGAGGCGGACCGCCGCTACGCCTTCCTCGGTGCCGACGGCAAGCTGCTGCTGACCCTCTGGCAGCAGAGCGAGGGCCGCTTCGCCACCGGGACGCCGGGGCTGCACCACCTGTCCTTCCAGGTGCCGGACATCGAGACGGTCCACCGGGCCGAGACCGTGATCCGGGAGCTCGGGGCCACGCTCCACCACGACGGCGTGGTGCCGCACGGCGAGGGGGCGTCCTCGGGCGGCGTGTTCTTCGAGGACCCGGACGGGATCCGGCTGGAGATCTTCGCGCCCAGCGGCGCCGACGAGCGGCCCGCCCCGACCGGCGCCGCCCCCACCTGCGGCTTCTTCTAA
- a CDS encoding ferredoxin codes for MRVIVDRVLCQVHAQCVFAAPEVFELDDDDQLVYVAEPDDGLIDAVEEAARACPVQAIFLEEA; via the coding sequence ATGAGGGTCATCGTGGATCGGGTGCTGTGCCAGGTGCACGCGCAGTGCGTGTTCGCCGCGCCCGAGGTGTTCGAGCTGGACGACGACGACCAGCTCGTCTACGTCGCCGAACCGGACGACGGGCTGATCGACGCGGTCGAGGAAGCCGCGCGGGCCTGCCCCGTGCAGGCGATATTCCTGGAGGAAGCATGA